One Avibacterium avium genomic window carries:
- the glgC gene encoding glucose-1-phosphate adenylyltransferase: MSNSISKSPNKYDLVKDTLVLILAGGRGSRLYELTDKRAKPALYFGGNRRIIDFALSNCINSGLNHIGVVTQYAAHSLLRHLQKGWSFLPQERGEFIDMLPARQQIDDSTWYRGTADAVYQNMAIIRDHYCPKYILILAGDHIYKQDYSQMLLDHVSSNAKCTVGCIEVEREKACEFGVMAVDENLKVKAFVEKPKDPPAMAGKPNVSLASMGIYVFNADYLYDILEREVNTPYTSHDFGKDVLPKCLEEGTLYAHPFSRSCMGRNTDGEIYWRDVGTLDSFWQSNIDLVSENPQLDIYDQRWPIRGNPTQTYPSKFFYSKSDIKPVDNCLISGGCVITDASISYSVLFDRVTVQEGSLVDHSVVLPQVTIGKNCTLKRCIIDRHSVIPDGMQIGVDLELDSKRFRVSSGGVVLVTASMLKKLNGEKIAFEAHLD; encoded by the coding sequence ATGAGCAACAGTATATCAAAATCACCAAATAAATATGATCTTGTGAAAGATACCTTGGTGTTAATTTTAGCAGGGGGACGTGGCTCAAGACTTTATGAGCTAACAGATAAACGAGCAAAACCGGCACTTTATTTTGGCGGCAACAGACGAATTATTGATTTTGCGTTATCCAACTGTATTAACTCAGGGCTAAACCATATTGGTGTGGTTACCCAATATGCAGCACATTCATTATTACGCCATTTGCAAAAAGGCTGGTCGTTCTTGCCACAAGAGCGTGGTGAGTTTATTGATATGTTGCCAGCGCGTCAGCAAATTGATGATTCCACTTGGTATCGTGGCACGGCAGATGCGGTGTATCAAAATATGGCAATTATTCGTGATCATTACTGCCCGAAATATATTTTAATCTTAGCAGGCGACCATATTTATAAACAAGATTATAGCCAAATGTTGCTCGATCACGTTTCAAGTAATGCAAAATGTACCGTGGGTTGTATTGAAGTGGAACGCGAAAAAGCCTGTGAATTTGGGGTAATGGCGGTAGATGAAAATCTTAAGGTCAAAGCTTTCGTTGAAAAACCAAAAGATCCTCCAGCAATGGCAGGCAAACCAAATGTGTCTTTGGCTTCAATGGGGATTTATGTGTTTAACGCCGATTACCTCTACGATATTTTAGAGCGTGAAGTGAACACCCCTTACACTTCCCACGATTTCGGTAAAGATGTGTTGCCAAAATGTTTAGAAGAAGGCACGCTTTATGCCCACCCATTCAGCCGTTCTTGTATGGGACGCAACACTGATGGTGAAATTTACTGGCGTGATGTGGGAACATTGGACAGCTTCTGGCAATCCAACATTGACTTGGTTTCTGAAAATCCGCAGTTGGATATTTATGATCAGCGCTGGCCAATTCGCGGTAATCCAACGCAAACTTACCCGTCAAAATTCTTTTATAGCAAATCAGACATTAAACCAGTAGATAACTGTTTGATTTCGGGCGGTTGTGTGATTACTGATGCGTCCATTAGCTATTCTGTTCTGTTTGATCGCGTTACCGTGCAAGAAGGCTCATTGGTGGATCACAGCGTAGTGCTACCACAAGTCACCATTGGTAAAAATTGTACGCTCAAACGCTGTATCATCGATCGCCACAGTGTGATTCCAGACGGAATGCAAATTGGCGTGGATTTAGAACTGGATAGTAAACGCTTTAGAGTGAGTAGCGGCGGCGTCGTGCTAGTTACCGCTTCAATGTTAAAGAAGCTCAATGGTGAAAAAATCGCCTTTGAAGCCCATTTAGATTAA
- the glgX gene encoding glycogen debranching protein GlgX yields MISTAVGKPYPLGSSVEILQYASGKKKVGWNFALFSSCAENVKLCLFFDGQELPLEMYQSGDVWHLWVGDLPYGTQYGFRITGKDGALCNPQKLMLDPYAKAVIGKPDLSSDEKRQWFLLSDLRDNAHLAPKAVLESEAFDWQGDKPLATPWAETIIYELHVKGFTQLREDLPEAIRGTYAGLAHPTMIAYLKELGISAVEILPINYHLDEPHLQEKGLANYWGYSPLAMFAVESEYWSGQADTTPLSEFKTMVRALHQAGIEVILDVVFNHSMESEKHFPTFSQRGIDDRTYYWQNAQGEYLNATGCGNTLNLANDITRRWVLDCLIYWVEECHIDGFRFDLATVLGRETPDFNPQTQLFAEIAQEPRLQHCKFIAEPWDIGEGGYQVGNFPSYFAEWNDRFRDDMCRFWLWKSGELGGFAQRFAGSSDIYQNGDRKPHNSVNFITAHDGFTLCDLTSYNEKHNLANGEQNRDGRNENYSYNHGIEGVENIPDDVKYQRFLSACGLLGSLLLANGTPMLLAGDEFGHSQQGNNNAYCQDNEITWLNWQKFQPHLFEAVKQFIALRKTIPSLQRDQWWTDDNVQWRNPQGELMRVEDWHNPHSKAMQIQLDENWLLLINAKAELQTFLLPDGKWEVVYSGASVQMQGNLWAVNDLAFVCCTRKGNDY; encoded by the coding sequence ATGATCAGCACGGCAGTAGGAAAGCCTTATCCCTTAGGAAGTAGCGTTGAAATTTTGCAATATGCTTCAGGTAAGAAAAAAGTGGGGTGGAATTTTGCCTTATTTTCTTCCTGTGCAGAAAACGTCAAATTATGTTTATTTTTTGATGGACAAGAATTGCCACTGGAAATGTACCAAAGCGGTGATGTTTGGCATTTGTGGGTGGGCGATCTGCCTTATGGCACGCAATATGGCTTTCGTATTACGGGAAAAGACGGTGCATTGTGCAACCCACAAAAATTAATGCTTGATCCTTATGCCAAAGCTGTCATCGGCAAGCCAGATTTAAGTAGCGATGAAAAACGGCAATGGTTTTTGCTTAGTGATCTGAGAGATAACGCGCATCTTGCCCCAAAAGCCGTATTGGAAAGCGAAGCGTTTGATTGGCAAGGTGATAAACCCTTAGCCACACCTTGGGCAGAAACCATTATTTATGAATTGCACGTTAAAGGTTTCACGCAACTGAGAGAAGATTTGCCTGAAGCCATTCGTGGCACTTATGCGGGTTTAGCGCACCCCACAATGATTGCCTATTTAAAAGAACTCGGCATAAGTGCGGTGGAAATTTTGCCCATAAATTATCACCTTGATGAACCCCATTTACAGGAAAAAGGCTTAGCCAATTATTGGGGATACAGCCCTTTAGCGATGTTTGCGGTGGAATCGGAATATTGGTCGGGACAAGCTGACACAACGCCATTAAGTGAATTTAAAACAATGGTTCGCGCACTTCACCAAGCGGGCATTGAAGTGATTTTAGATGTGGTATTCAACCACAGTATGGAATCAGAAAAACACTTCCCGACATTTAGCCAGCGTGGAATTGATGATCGAACTTACTATTGGCAAAACGCGCAAGGGGAATATCTAAACGCCACAGGCTGCGGCAATACCTTAAATTTAGCCAATGATATTACTCGCCGTTGGGTGTTGGATTGCTTAATTTATTGGGTGGAAGAATGTCATATTGACGGTTTCCGTTTTGATCTCGCCACAGTGTTAGGTAGAGAAACCCCAGACTTTAACCCACAGACACAGCTGTTTGCAGAAATCGCTCAAGAACCACGTTTACAACACTGTAAATTTATTGCAGAACCTTGGGACATTGGCGAGGGGGGCTATCAAGTAGGCAATTTCCCGAGCTATTTTGCCGAATGGAACGACCGTTTCCGTGATGATATGTGCCGTTTTTGGCTGTGGAAAAGTGGTGAATTAGGTGGTTTTGCGCAACGTTTCGCAGGATCAAGCGATATTTATCAAAATGGCGATCGCAAGCCGCATAATTCGGTGAATTTTATCACGGCGCACGATGGCTTTACCCTGTGCGATCTCACCAGTTATAACGAAAAACATAATCTTGCCAATGGCGAGCAAAACCGTGATGGGCGTAACGAAAATTATAGTTATAACCACGGCATAGAGGGCGTGGAAAATATCCCTGATGACGTGAAATATCAACGCTTTCTAAGCGCTTGTGGCTTGCTAGGCAGTTTATTGTTAGCCAATGGCACGCCAATGCTGCTAGCTGGTGATGAATTTGGGCATAGCCAACAAGGCAACAATAATGCCTATTGCCAAGATAACGAAATCACTTGGTTAAATTGGCAGAAATTTCAACCGCACTTATTTGAAGCGGTAAAACAATTTATTGCATTGCGTAAAACGATCCCAAGCTTACAACGGGATCAATGGTGGACAGATGACAATGTGCAATGGCGCAATCCACAAGGGGAATTAATGCGTGTGGAAGATTGGCACAATCCCCATAGCAAAGCAATGCAAATTCAATTAGATGAAAATTGGTTACTTTTAATCAATGCAAAAGCAGAATTACAAACATTCTTGTTGCCAGATGGGAAATGGGAAGTTGTGTATAGCGGTGCATCGGTACAAATGCAAGGAAATCTATGGGCTGTAAATGATCTCGCATTCGTATGCTGCACGAGAAAAGGAAATGACTATTGA
- the glgB gene encoding 1,4-alpha-glucan branching protein GlgB — translation MNKFLPQETINAFFNGTHSDPFSVLGMHETEKGIEIRVLLPDADKVVIVNKENQQKVCELDCLDERGFFAGVVPDTRSFFAYQLEVYWGNEPQIIEDPYRFHPMIQELDNWLLAEGSHLRPYEIIGAHFMECEGVSGVNFRLWAPNAKRVSVVGDFNYWDGRRHPMRFHASSGIWELFVPKAALGQLYKFEVLDCNDQLRLKADPYAFSSQLRPDTASQISPLPDVVEMTEQRRKANQFDQPISIYEVHLGSWRRNLENNFWLDYDQIADELIPYVKEMGFTHIEFLPLSEFPFDGSWGYQPIGLYSPTSRFGTPEGFKRLVDKAHEAGINVILDWVPGHFPSDTHGLVAFDGTALYEHADPREGYHQDWNTLIYNYGRHEVKNFLSGNALYWLERFGLDGLRVDAVASMIYRDYSRADGEWIPNQYGGRENLEAIEFLKHTNYVLGTENAGAITIAEESTSFAGVTHPPQDGGLGFHFKWNMGWMNDTLAYMKRDPIYRQHHHDQMTFGMMYQYSENFVLPLSHDEVVHGKGSLIGKMPGDAWQQFANLRAYYGYMWGYPGKKLLFMGNEFAQGREWNYQESLDWFLLDESIGGGWHKGVLNLVRDLNRTYQNHPALYQLDCDPKGFNWLVVDDYQNSVFVFERCSRDDERIIVISNFTPVPRYDYRFGVNEAGVYEEILNTDSYFYQGSNVGNQGEVVSEEIPSHDKDHSISVTIPPLATIYLKWKKPAKSTKKAQSTKAEKVKKTEKTDTAEKEQKVKTVKAANVTKANTAKSKKATKKKA, via the coding sequence ATGAATAAATTCCTTCCACAAGAAACCATTAATGCGTTTTTCAACGGCACACATTCCGATCCGTTTTCCGTGTTAGGTATGCACGAAACCGAAAAAGGCATTGAAATCCGCGTGTTATTGCCTGATGCGGATAAAGTCGTGATTGTTAATAAAGAAAATCAACAAAAGGTGTGCGAATTAGATTGTCTTGATGAACGTGGTTTTTTCGCCGGTGTAGTGCCTGATACACGCAGTTTTTTTGCTTATCAGCTTGAAGTTTATTGGGGCAATGAACCACAAATTATTGAAGACCCTTATCGCTTCCACCCAATGATTCAAGAGCTGGATAATTGGTTGTTGGCAGAAGGTTCTCATTTACGTCCTTATGAAATTATCGGGGCGCATTTTATGGAATGTGAAGGCGTGTCGGGCGTGAATTTCCGTTTATGGGCGCCGAATGCGAAGCGGGTTTCTGTGGTGGGCGATTTCAACTATTGGGACGGTCGCCGCCACCCAATGCGTTTTCACGCGTCCAGTGGGATTTGGGAATTGTTTGTGCCAAAAGCAGCGCTTGGACAACTGTATAAGTTTGAAGTGTTAGATTGCAACGATCAGCTACGCTTAAAAGCCGATCCTTATGCCTTTAGCTCACAGCTTCGCCCTGATACGGCTTCACAAATTAGCCCATTGCCAGATGTGGTGGAAATGACCGAACAACGCCGCAAAGCGAACCAGTTCGATCAACCAATTTCTATTTATGAAGTGCATTTAGGCTCTTGGCGGCGTAATCTGGAAAATAATTTCTGGCTAGATTATGACCAAATTGCAGACGAGCTTATTCCTTATGTGAAAGAAATGGGCTTTACCCATATTGAATTTTTGCCTTTATCGGAATTCCCATTTGACGGCTCTTGGGGTTATCAACCCATTGGACTTTATTCGCCAACCAGCCGTTTTGGCACACCAGAAGGCTTTAAACGCTTAGTCGATAAAGCCCACGAAGCTGGTATTAATGTGATTTTAGATTGGGTACCGGGCCATTTCCCAAGTGATACCCACGGCTTGGTGGCCTTTGACGGCACGGCGTTGTATGAACACGCTGATCCAAGAGAGGGCTATCATCAAGATTGGAATACGTTAATTTATAACTACGGTCGCCACGAGGTAAAAAACTTCTTATCAGGCAATGCCTTATATTGGCTTGAACGCTTTGGTTTAGACGGCTTGCGTGTCGATGCAGTGGCATCAATGATTTACCGTGATTACAGCCGAGCAGACGGTGAATGGATTCCAAATCAATATGGTGGCCGTGAAAATTTAGAAGCCATTGAGTTTTTAAAACATACCAATTATGTACTTGGTACGGAAAATGCGGGCGCAATCACCATTGCGGAAGAATCCACGTCCTTTGCTGGCGTAACCCACCCACCGCAAGATGGCGGTTTAGGTTTCCATTTCAAATGGAATATGGGCTGGATGAACGACACCCTTGCCTATATGAAAAGAGATCCGATTTATCGCCAACATCATCACGATCAAATGACTTTTGGAATGATGTATCAATATAGCGAAAACTTTGTATTGCCACTTTCTCACGATGAAGTCGTACACGGCAAAGGCTCGCTGATCGGCAAAATGCCGGGCGATGCGTGGCAACAATTTGCTAATTTGCGTGCTTATTATGGCTATATGTGGGGCTATCCGGGTAAAAAATTGCTCTTTATGGGCAATGAATTTGCGCAAGGACGTGAATGGAATTATCAAGAAAGCCTAGATTGGTTCTTGCTTGATGAAAGTATTGGCGGTGGCTGGCATAAAGGCGTATTAAATTTAGTGCGAGATTTAAACCGCACTTATCAAAATCACCCTGCGTTATACCAATTAGATTGCGATCCAAAAGGCTTTAATTGGCTTGTGGTGGACGATTATCAAAATTCTGTGTTCGTGTTTGAGCGTTGCAGCCGCGATGATGAGCGCATTATTGTAATCAGTAACTTCACGCCAGTGCCTCGTTATGATTATCGCTTTGGCGTGAATGAAGCAGGCGTGTATGAAGAAATTCTTAATACGGATTCTTATTTCTACCAAGGTTCTAACGTAGGCAACCAAGGGGAAGTGGTGAGTGAAGAAATTCCAAGCCACGATAAAGATCATTCTATTTCCGTAACCATTCCGCCATTGGCAACCATTTATTTAAAATGGAAAAAGCCTGCAAAAAGTACAAAAAAAGCGCAAAGTACAAAAGCAGAAAAAGTGAAAAAAACTGAAAAAACGGATACAGCGGAAAAAGAACAAAAGGTGAAAACAGTAAAAGCGGCAAACGTAACGAAAGCCAATACAGCTAAAAGCAAAAAAGCCACGAAGAAAAAAGCATAA